From Microbacterium sp. LWH7-1.2:
CAGTCACCTCGCGGCGGCACGACAGGCTCTCGAATGTGTGCGCGCATCCATCGCCGATCCGGAGGGACGGCAGCCGCAGGACACGGGGATTCAACCAGTGAGGGCATCGCAGTGACTTCGCTTTCAAAATCGTTTCCTACATACACGGGCTTCGAACCGTCCGTTCCAGTCCGCCTCGTTTCGCGGCCTGGCGAGTCGGCTATCCATCGCTTCTACGACACATCGCCAGTCAGCCCCTCTGGAAGGCTTCTCGCGTTGACAGAGTTCGAATTCGAAGATCGTCTGCCTTCACCTGGCGACGAAGCGTCTGTCGTGGTCGTGAACTTGGTGAGTGGGGAGGAGGTCTTCCGCTCTCGCACAAGCGCTTGGGACACTCAGCTCGGGGCTCAGGCCCAGTGGGGATCCTCCGACGACGAGCTCTTCTTCAATCGGATGGCGCCCGACTGGCAGCCATACGGAGTCAAGGTAGATATAGCCCGAAAGACGGAGTTCGCGCTTGACGGGCCAATCTATGTTGTGTCGCCGGACGGCAGGACAGCGCTCTCACCGGATCTCGTGCGGATTTGGCTGATCCAGCCTGGCTACGGCGTGATTGTCCCATCGTCTGAGCTCACCGAGCCAGTCGGGGCCCCAGACAACGACGGCCTATTTGCGACCGACACGCTGTCTGGGACTACCCGACTCGCAGTATCGATGCGGGAGATCTACGATGCGTTCCCCGACGAGTTTCGGAGCGTCGATCTCAACCGCGGTGGGTTCTATGGCTTCCACGCAAAGTGGTCCCCCGACGGCCGCAGGATCATGTTCCTTGTCCGTTGGAAGGATCGGCTCGCAAGGAAGGGACACAGTCGCAACTGGATCATCACCATGCGTGATGACTTCTCGGACCTTCGCATCGCGCTTACGCCGGAACGCTGGGCTGGTGGACACCACCCGAACTGGTGCCCGGACAGCGAGCACATCGTGATGAACCTCGTGTTCCCCACGCGGAAGGCGCTCATGCCGAAAGTCGAAAGACTCGTCGATCGCGCGGCTCGGAAGTTCCGCATCCCGTTCTACCGGAGCCCGTACCCGTTGCGGTTCGCCATGTTCCGGTACGACGGCAGCCAGATGCGACCGATCTCCACTAGCCACATCGGATCTGGCCACCCGACCTGGCATGAGGAGCTCCAGGCAGTCCTGAGCGACGCCTACCCATGGGAGCCGGTGACCGCGGGCGATGGCACCTCACCGATCCGTCTTGTCTCGTCCCGGACCGACACGGAGGAAACGATCGTGAGAGTGAGGACGATGCCTGAGTTCATGGGGTCTCGCCGCGAGTGGAGGATCGACCCTCACCCAGCGTGGAGCCGGCAACTCGACACCATCGTGTTCAACGGATTCGCACATGGCAAGCGTGCCGTCTACGTCGCGGATCTCCGATCACGCCTAGCCTCGGCCTCGTCTCGGGTTTGAGTCGGGACCGTCGAGTTCCTGACCCGCCCGATGCCTCGCCTCCGACAAGCCGCCGAGAAGAACCTATGACTTCGTCCAACACGACTGACACCGCGACCGCGCGCCGCGAGGACCCTCCTACGACTGCTAAGAAGAAGCGCTCACGTGAGCTGATCATCGCTCAGTTGATCGGACAGGTGGCCCTTCTCCTTGCCATTCCTGTATTGACCCGTCTGTTGTCTCCTGCGGAGATGGGGATCTATCAGACCGGCCTCTCCGTTGCGTTGATTCTCCAGCCGCTCGCGACTCTTCGCCGCGAGCTCCTGATTCCGTTCGCGGGTGTGCGCGACGCTCGCAAGCACCGGTGGATCGGACTCGGTTTCGCAGCTACTCTGAGTGGCGCAATCGCGCTCGTTGCGCTCCCCGCGTGGGCGCTGGGTAATGCGACTCTCGCCGAAACCCTACTTGCGACGGCTCTCATACTGCCGTCGTTCGCGCTCATGTACGTGGAGAATGCGTTCCTGATTCGCCACAGCGCGCAGGGTCGACTTGCTGTGCGGAATCTGGTCGGCGGTGTGCTCTCGGCCGGGCTTCAGGTCGTCGCTGCACTCATCCTGCCGGGCGCCATCGCCATCGCGGCTGCGCTGTTACTCGGTCGTGCAGCAGCGACATTCGTGACCGTGGCGAGGCGCACACCTTCATCCGACGTGGAGAGTCCTGGAGAAAAGAAGAGCCAGCGATCGATCAGCGCGATCTTGTCCGCAATGATCGCGGCAGCGTCGAGTCAGGCCGTGGTCATCGTTTCCTTTGCCAGCCTAGGGCCTTCGGCGGCCGCGCAGGTTGCGGTCGGACAACGAGTAGCGGGCGCCCCTGCGAGCCTGATCGGTCAGGCTCTGACCCAGATCGCCCTTAGCTCGGCTGCACCGCTAATCCGCGAGCAACGGCCTGGGATGACTTCTCAACTTCGCTCTTTGACCATCCGAACGGGTGCGGCTGCCGCCGTGACCGCCGCAGCATTAATGATCGGTGGCCCGCTCCTGGCCGTCCCGATTCTCGGGCCAGGCTGGGAGGTCGCTGGCGTCATGACAGCTGTTTTCGCTGTCCCCCTCAGTCTGACGCTGGTTGCCCTTCCGGCTACCACTTTGCTGATCCCGCTCGGCCGCGAACGACTGCTCGTGTCGCTTCAGACGGTGCGGCTTGTCGCGATTGTTGCGGCGATCGTGGTCAGTTCGGCGCTCACGCAGGACGTGTTTACGACAAGCATCGTGACGGCTGCCGTCTGGACGCTCGCGTATGTACCACTGATGACTGCTGCTTTCACCGCAACGGTCGCCCACGACCGACTCTGCGCACAGGTCGTGAATCAGAGTTCAGCGCCGTAACGTCGCGCGGCCGACGAGTGATATCCGTTCTCGCTCGTCCGTTCGGGCGATCTAGTCCCATCCCTGGAAGGGCATACTCATGCGTCTGTCTGTCATCGGCTGCGGGTACCTCGGCGCCGTCCACGCGGCCGCGATGGCCTCGATCGGTCACGATGTCGTCGGCATCGACGTCGACGCGCGCAAGGTCGCGTCGCTGTCCAAGGGCGAGGCACCGTTCTTCGAACCCGGGCTGCAGGAGATCCTCACCGAGGGCATCGCCTCCGGACGACTCCGGTTCACCACCGACATGGCCGCTGCCGCCGGCGCGGCGGTGCACTTCGTGGGTGTCGGCACCCCGCAGCAGAAAGACGGCTACGCCGCCGACCTCACCTACGTCAACGCCGCCATCGACTCCCTGCTGCCCTACCTGTCGGCCGGTGACATCGTGGCCGGCAAGTCGACCGTCCCCGTCGGCACCGCCGCCGACCTCGCCCCCCGCGTCGAGGCGACCGGCGCGACGCTGGTGTGGAACCCCGAGTTCCTCCGCGAAGGGTTCGCGGTCAAGGACACCATCGACCCCGACAGGCTCGTCGTGGGCGTGCCCGCCGGCGAGGCCGGCCAGGCCGCCGCCGACACACTCCGCGAGGTGTACCACCCGTCCGTCGCGAAGGACACCCCGTTCATCGTCACCGACCTCGCCACCGCCGAACTGGTCAAGGTCGCCGCCAACGCGTTCCTCGCCACCAAGATCTCGTTCATCAACGCGATGGCCGAGATCGCCGAGGTCACCGGCGCCGACGTCACCCAGCTCGCCGACGCCATCGGCCACGACGCGCGCATCGGCCGCCGCTTCCTGGGCGCCGGCATCGGCTTCGGCGGCGGCTGCCTGCCCAAAGACATCCGCGCGTTCTCCGCCCGCGCCGAAGAACTCGGCCGCGGCGAATCGGTCGCGTTCCTCCGCGAAGTCGACGCGATCAACCTGCGCCGCCGCGAACGCGCCGTGCAGCTCGTCCTCGAAGCCCTCGACGGATCCGTGTTCAAGAAGAACATCACCGTGCTCGGCGCCGCGTTCAAGCCCTACAGCGACGACATCCGCGACTCCCCCGCCCTCGACGTCGCCGTGCGCCTGCACGGCCTCGGCGCC
This genomic window contains:
- a CDS encoding oligosaccharide flippase family protein, producing MTSSNTTDTATARREDPPTTAKKKRSRELIIAQLIGQVALLLAIPVLTRLLSPAEMGIYQTGLSVALILQPLATLRRELLIPFAGVRDARKHRWIGLGFAATLSGAIALVALPAWALGNATLAETLLATALILPSFALMYVENAFLIRHSAQGRLAVRNLVGGVLSAGLQVVAALILPGAIAIAAALLLGRAAATFVTVARRTPSSDVESPGEKKSQRSISAILSAMIAAASSQAVVIVSFASLGPSAAAQVAVGQRVAGAPASLIGQALTQIALSSAAPLIREQRPGMTSQLRSLTIRTGAAAAVTAAALMIGGPLLAVPILGPGWEVAGVMTAVFAVPLSLTLVALPATTLLIPLGRERLLVSLQTVRLVAIVAAIVVSSALTQDVFTTSIVTAAVWTLAYVPLMTAAFTATVAHDRLCAQVVNQSSAP
- a CDS encoding UDP-glucose/GDP-mannose dehydrogenase family protein, which translates into the protein MRLSVIGCGYLGAVHAAAMASIGHDVVGIDVDARKVASLSKGEAPFFEPGLQEILTEGIASGRLRFTTDMAAAAGAAVHFVGVGTPQQKDGYAADLTYVNAAIDSLLPYLSAGDIVAGKSTVPVGTAADLAPRVEATGATLVWNPEFLREGFAVKDTIDPDRLVVGVPAGEAGQAAADTLREVYHPSVAKDTPFIVTDLATAELVKVAANAFLATKISFINAMAEIAEVTGADVTQLADAIGHDARIGRRFLGAGIGFGGGCLPKDIRAFSARAEELGRGESVAFLREVDAINLRRRERAVQLVLEALDGSVFKKNITVLGAAFKPYSDDIRDSPALDVAVRLHGLGAWVTITDPAAIPNAQRLHPQLNYVEDRDEALREADAIILVTEWDEYRRELTPEHAATLTRGKVVIDGRNGWDATAWRNAGWTYHGMGRP